A portion of the Bacteroides faecium genome contains these proteins:
- a CDS encoding DUF1622 domain-containing protein, which produces MLLTFLNMLATIISVISLLIVTYGVFVGIIAFMRNEIKRFNGTYTINNIRQLRADFGSYLLLGLEFLIASDILKTVVDPTLDELAILGGVVVVRTVLSVFLNKEIKELAENESLKL; this is translated from the coding sequence ATGCTACTGACTTTCTTAAATATGCTCGCTACTATCATCAGCGTTATAAGTCTGCTGATTGTCACCTATGGAGTTTTTGTCGGCATCATTGCCTTTATGCGCAATGAAATAAAACGGTTCAACGGAACATATACCATCAATAACATCCGGCAGCTTAGGGCTGATTTCGGCAGTTATCTTTTACTCGGTTTGGAGTTTCTGATCGCATCCGATATACTGAAAACTGTGGTTGATCCGACTTTAGATGAATTGGCAATCTTAGGCGGAGTAGTTGTGGTAAGAACTGTGCTTTCTGTCTTTCTGAATAAAGAGATCAAAGAATTAGCAGAAAATGAATCTTTAAAACTCTAA
- a CDS encoding DMP19 family protein: MIEVVESALQKAAGEGMDEFIQAFTDKYKEVIGGELTAETMPLLTGEQHSLLAYQIFRDEVMAGGFCQLIQNGYGGYIFDNPFAKVMRLWGVDEFSKLIYKAKKIFDANRKDLEKERTDDEFMAMYEQYEAFDELEESYLEMEEQVTALIASYVDDHLELFAKIIK; encoded by the coding sequence ATGATTGAAGTTGTAGAATCAGCTTTACAAAAGGCTGCGGGTGAAGGAATGGATGAATTTATCCAGGCGTTTACAGATAAATATAAAGAGGTGATTGGTGGTGAACTGACTGCGGAGACAATGCCTTTGTTGACGGGAGAACAACATTCTTTGCTGGCCTATCAGATATTTCGTGATGAGGTGATGGCTGGTGGATTCTGTCAGTTGATTCAGAACGGTTATGGTGGATATATCTTTGATAATCCGTTTGCTAAAGTAATGCGTTTGTGGGGAGTGGATGAATTCTCGAAGTTAATCTATAAAGCAAAGAAAATATTTGATGCCAACCGGAAAGACCTGGAGAAGGAACGGACGGATGATGAATTCATGGCTATGTATGAGCAATACGAAGCCTTTGATGAATTGGAAGAGTCTTATTTAGAGATGGAAGAACAGGTTACGGCATTGATTGCAAGTTATGTAGATGACCATTTGGAACTTTTTGCAAAAATAATAAAGTAA
- the smpB gene encoding SsrA-binding protein, whose amino-acid sequence MKQPSVNIKNKRATFDYELIDTYTAGIVLTGTEIKSIRLGKASLVDTFCYFAKGELWVKNMHIAEYFYGSYNNHTARRERKLLLSKKELEKLQREMKNPGFTIVPVRLFINEKGLAKLVIALAKGKKEYDKRESIKEKDDRRDMARMFKR is encoded by the coding sequence ATGAAACAACCCTCTGTAAATATTAAGAATAAACGGGCTACGTTTGATTACGAACTGATAGATACCTACACAGCAGGTATTGTACTGACCGGTACTGAAATCAAATCCATTCGTTTGGGAAAAGCCAGCCTGGTAGATACGTTTTGTTATTTTGCGAAAGGCGAATTGTGGGTGAAGAATATGCACATCGCCGAGTACTTCTATGGTTCGTATAATAATCATACGGCGCGTAGAGAGAGGAAGTTGTTGCTTAGTAAGAAAGAATTGGAGAAACTCCAGCGGGAAATGAAGAATCCCGGTTTTACGATTGTCCCCGTACGCTTGTTTATCAATGAAAAAGGTTTGGCGAAACTGGTGATCGCTTTGGCGAAAGGTAAGAAAGAATATGATAAACGAGAATCCATAAAGGAAAAAGATGACCGTAGAGATATGGCAAGAATGTTCAAACGATGA
- a CDS encoding XRE family transcriptional regulator has protein sequence MIHIGKLIEEELRRQERSVSWFAKKLYCDRTNVYSIFKRSSIDTELLLRISIILNRNFFSYYLQELNNCKVITTIT, from the coding sequence ATGATACACATCGGGAAACTTATAGAAGAAGAACTTCGCCGTCAAGAACGTTCTGTCAGTTGGTTCGCTAAAAAACTCTATTGCGATAGGACTAACGTATATAGTATATTTAAAAGATCAAGCATTGATACAGAGTTACTGCTTCGCATATCTATTATTCTTAATAGAAATTTCTTTTCATATTATCTTCAGGAACTTAACAATTGTAAGGTAATAACAACAATAACGTGA
- a CDS encoding GGGtGRT protein yields MIREVKFESQDRRIKGIIEALNANGIKDIEEANAICEAAGLDPYKTCEETQPICFENAKWAYVVGTAIALKKNCTNAAEAAEAIGIGLQAFCIPGSVADDRKVGIGHGNLAAMLLREETKCFAFLAGHESFAAAEGAIKIAAKADKVRKEPLRCILNGLGKDAAQIISRINGFTYVQTQFDYFTGELKVVREIAYSDGPRAKVKCYGADDVREGVAIMWKEGVDVSITGNSTNPTRFQHPVAGTYKKERVLAGKPYFSVASGGGTGRTLHPDNMAAGPASYGMTDTMGRMHSDAQFAGSSSVPAHVEMMGFLGIGNNPMVGCTVACAVDVAQALGK; encoded by the coding sequence ATGATTAGAGAAGTAAAATTCGAAAGCCAAGACCGTCGTATCAAAGGTATCATTGAAGCCTTGAACGCTAACGGCATCAAAGACATCGAAGAAGCTAACGCTATCTGCGAAGCTGCCGGACTTGATCCTTATAAAACGTGTGAAGAAACTCAGCCTATCTGTTTTGAAAACGCAAAATGGGCTTATGTTGTAGGTACTGCAATCGCTCTTAAGAAGAACTGCACAAATGCTGCTGAAGCTGCTGAAGCTATCGGTATCGGTCTGCAAGCATTCTGTATCCCGGGTTCTGTAGCTGACGACCGTAAGGTTGGTATCGGTCACGGTAACTTGGCTGCTATGTTGCTGCGCGAAGAAACTAAATGTTTCGCATTCCTGGCAGGTCACGAATCTTTCGCTGCTGCTGAAGGTGCTATCAAAATTGCTGCAAAAGCAGACAAAGTACGTAAAGAACCGTTGCGTTGCATCCTGAACGGTCTTGGAAAAGACGCCGCTCAGATCATCTCTCGTATCAACGGCTTTACTTATGTTCAGACTCAATTCGATTACTTTACAGGTGAACTGAAAGTTGTTCGCGAAATCGCTTACTCTGACGGTCCTCGTGCAAAAGTAAAATGCTACGGCGCTGATGATGTTCGCGAAGGTGTAGCTATCATGTGGAAAGAAGGCGTAGACGTATCTATCACAGGTAACTCTACTAACCCGACTCGTTTCCAACACCCGGTTGCAGGTACTTACAAGAAAGAACGTGTTCTTGCTGGCAAACCTTATTTCTCAGTAGCTTCAGGTGGTGGTACAGGTCGTACTCTTCACCCGGATAACATGGCTGCCGGACCAGCTTCATACGGCATGACAGACACAATGGGTCGTATGCACTCAGACGCTCAGTTCGCTGGTTCTTCATCAGTTCCTGCTCACGTAGAAATGATGGGATTCCTGGGAATTGGTAACAATCCTATGGTAGGTTGTACTGTGGCTTGTGCTGTAGACGTAGCTCAGGCTTTGGGCAAGTAA
- a CDS encoding iron-sulfur cluster assembly scaffold protein: protein MTYSHEVEHMCVVKKGPNHGPAPIPEEGKWVKSKEIVDISGLTHGIGWCAPQQGACKLTLNVKEGIIQEALIETIGCSGMTHSAAMASEILPGKTVLEALNTDLVCDAINTAMRELFLQIVYGRTQSAFSEGGLIIGAGLEDLGKGLRSQVGTLYGTLAKGPRYLEMAEGYIKQIFLDKNDEICGYEFVHMGKFMDEIKKGTDANEALKKVTGTYGRVTAEQGAVKSIDPRHE, encoded by the coding sequence ATGACTTATTCACACGAAGTGGAACACATGTGTGTTGTAAAGAAGGGTCCTAACCACGGACCGGCTCCCATACCCGAAGAAGGCAAATGGGTAAAATCTAAAGAAATCGTTGATATTTCTGGTTTGACACACGGTATCGGTTGGTGCGCTCCTCAACAAGGTGCTTGTAAACTGACACTGAACGTTAAAGAAGGTATCATCCAGGAAGCTTTGATCGAAACAATCGGTTGCTCTGGTATGACTCACTCAGCTGCTATGGCTTCTGAAATCCTTCCGGGTAAAACAGTTCTTGAAGCGCTGAACACTGACCTTGTTTGCGACGCTATCAATACAGCTATGCGCGAACTGTTCCTGCAAATCGTTTACGGACGTACTCAATCAGCTTTCTCTGAAGGTGGTTTGATCATCGGTGCAGGTTTGGAAGACTTGGGTAAAGGTCTGCGTAGCCAAGTAGGTACTCTTTATGGTACTTTGGCTAAAGGTCCCCGTTACCTTGAAATGGCAGAAGGTTATATCAAACAAATCTTCTTGGACAAGAACGACGAAATCTGCGGATACGAATTCGTACACATGGGCAAGTTCATGGACGAAATCAAGAAAGGTACTGATGCTAACGAAGCATTGAAGAAAGTTACAGGTACTTATGGTCGCGTAACAGCAGAACAGGGAGCAGTTAAATCTATTGATCCACGTCACGAATAA
- a CDS encoding HsmA family protein, translated as MELNQIDIHYLIAAICVISSALIFYTIGVWGERLQKKLKFWHIVFFLLGLIADAVGTSLMEHIAELTHLHDEIHTVTGTIAILLMFVHASWAIWTYVKGSAQAKRHFNRFSIVVWCIWLIPYFIGMYLGMRLHA; from the coding sequence ATGGAACTGAACCAAATAGATATACATTATTTAATTGCGGCAATTTGCGTTATTTCATCTGCGCTTATTTTTTATACGATTGGCGTTTGGGGAGAACGTCTCCAAAAGAAATTAAAGTTTTGGCATATTGTTTTTTTTCTTCTGGGTTTGATTGCTGATGCGGTTGGCACAAGTTTGATGGAACATATTGCCGAACTAACTCATTTGCATGACGAGATTCATACGGTGACCGGTACGATTGCCATTCTTCTTATGTTTGTACACGCTTCATGGGCGATATGGACTTACGTGAAAGGTTCGGCACAGGCGAAACGGCATTTTAACCGTTTCAGCATTGTGGTTTGGTGCATCTGGCTTATACCTTATTTTATAGGTATGTATTTAGGTATGCGTTTACATGCATGA
- a CDS encoding xenobiotic reductase B: MCKYAEIENIRLSNGKTIKQVNAEVSEEVERIYLEGWTKGIAIPFRDNKGNIYLANPDGSEDLVDFNRKERSYKVISRVADKGQGRYAYLLNK, encoded by the coding sequence ATGTGCAAATATGCTGAAATAGAAAATATCAGACTGTCCAATGGAAAAACCATCAAACAAGTTAATGCAGAAGTAAGTGAAGAGGTTGAACGCATTTATTTAGAAGGATGGACCAAAGGGATTGCTATACCTTTTAGAGATAATAAAGGAAATATTTATTTGGCTAATCCTGATGGAAGTGAAGACTTAGTAGATTTTAATCGCAAGGAGAGAAGCTATAAAGTAATTTCGCGAGTGGCAGACAAAGGACAAGGTAGATATGCTTATTTATTAAATAAATAA
- a CDS encoding Yip1 family protein encodes MKLISSPAKAWEEISMEEDRRKVYMAFVYPMIGLCGLSVFIGSLLTNGWGGPQSFQIAMTNCCAVAVALFGGYFLAAYAINEMGTRMFGMYSNMPLTQQFAGYALVVPFLLQIVTGLLPDFRIIAWLLQFYIVYIVWEGAPILMGVEEKQRLRYTLLSSVLLILCPTLIQFVFNKLTAILN; translated from the coding sequence ATGAAATTGATTTCCTCTCCGGCCAAGGCTTGGGAGGAAATTTCTATGGAAGAGGATAGGCGAAAAGTATATATGGCTTTTGTCTATCCTATGATTGGTTTATGCGGTCTGTCCGTGTTCATCGGGTCATTATTGACGAATGGATGGGGCGGTCCGCAAAGTTTCCAGATAGCTATGACCAATTGTTGTGCCGTAGCTGTAGCCTTGTTCGGTGGCTACTTTCTGGCAGCTTATGCCATTAATGAGATGGGGACAAGAATGTTTGGCATGTATAGCAATATGCCGCTGACACAACAGTTTGCGGGATATGCCCTTGTTGTACCTTTCTTGCTTCAAATCGTAACCGGACTATTACCTGATTTTAGAATTATTGCTTGGCTATTACAGTTCTACATCGTCTATATAGTATGGGAAGGAGCTCCTATACTGATGGGAGTAGAAGAAAAACAACGATTGAGATACACCCTTTTGTCGTCTGTATTGTTAATACTATGTCCGACGTTGATTCAATTTGTGTTTAATAAACTGACGGCCATACTTAATTAA
- a CDS encoding radical SAM/SPASM domain-containing protein → MENTQISTQGRLFALMLTYGCNLNCVYCFEKYKDPTKIMSIETARNIIIKEFNHFNHSNNIGKLKIDFFGGEPLLNFDVIKNTTEWILAERKNQNPDFCIKFELSVTTNGTLLDSAKREWFKLHKEYISLILSVDGKPDMQIQNRGCKSEKLPIDFVHETWPDQMLKMTVSRETLPYFAEGAIFFHSKKYAISGSLAVGVRWQKGDELIYKKQLQTLAEYYLSHINIKPIPLFTKIFAELTDSRIRELPHKNCGTGTTMVAYDTDGTPYPCHMFVPLVTGRSNNEDINKIDFNNYESLIEEDCKMCKLLKICRTCYGFNYNQRKNVKHRDKSTCKMILAEAQIISAFQIEYYLKKKQVYGILSNEDLTSLKAAIKCYEMFEDYKLPILS, encoded by the coding sequence ATGGAAAACACCCAAATATCTACACAGGGGCGGCTCTTTGCCTTGATGCTCACTTATGGATGCAATTTAAATTGCGTCTATTGTTTTGAGAAGTATAAAGACCCTACTAAAATAATGTCAATAGAAACTGCCCGTAATATTATAATAAAAGAATTCAACCATTTCAATCATTCCAATAACATTGGTAAACTAAAAATAGATTTTTTTGGTGGAGAACCATTGCTTAATTTCGATGTGATAAAGAATACAACCGAATGGATACTTGCAGAAAGAAAGAATCAAAATCCTGACTTCTGCATAAAATTCGAATTATCTGTCACCACTAATGGTACTCTATTGGATAGTGCGAAAAGAGAGTGGTTCAAATTGCACAAAGAATACATCTCGCTAATCCTATCTGTAGATGGTAAGCCGGATATGCAAATACAGAATAGAGGATGTAAATCGGAGAAACTCCCTATTGACTTTGTACATGAGACATGGCCAGACCAGATGTTAAAGATGACTGTTTCCAGAGAAACTCTCCCCTATTTTGCAGAAGGCGCTATCTTTTTTCATTCAAAGAAGTATGCTATTTCCGGTAGTCTTGCAGTTGGAGTTAGATGGCAAAAAGGAGATGAACTAATCTACAAAAAGCAATTACAAACTTTAGCCGAATATTATCTCAGCCATATAAACATAAAACCTATACCACTTTTCACAAAGATATTTGCAGAACTAACAGATTCCCGCATTAGGGAACTACCGCATAAAAATTGTGGTACAGGAACAACAATGGTAGCTTATGACACTGATGGAACACCTTATCCTTGCCATATGTTTGTGCCTTTAGTTACCGGAAGAAGTAATAATGAAGACATTAATAAAATAGATTTCAATAATTACGAATCGCTAATAGAGGAAGATTGTAAGATGTGCAAGCTACTAAAAATATGTCGTACTTGCTATGGATTCAATTATAACCAACGCAAGAATGTGAAACATCGTGATAAATCAACATGCAAAATGATACTGGCAGAAGCACAAATTATAAGTGCTTTTCAAATAGAATACTATTTAAAAAAGAAACAAGTCTATGGGATTTTGAGCAACGAAGACTTAACGTCATTAAAAGCTGCAATAAAATGCTATGAAATGTTTGAGGACTACAAGCTACCTATTTTATCATAG
- the metH gene encoding methionine synthase: MKKTISQIVSERILILDGAMGTMIQQYNLKEEDFRGERFAHIPGQLKGNNDLLCLTRPDVIRDIHRKYLEAGADIIETNTFSSTTVSMADYHVEEYVREMNLAAVKLARELADEYTAKNPDKPRFVAGSVGPTNKTCSMSPDVNNPAYRALSYDELAAAYQQQMEAMLEGGVDAILIETIFDTLNAKTAIFAAEQAMKVTGVEVPVMLSVTVSDIGGRTLSGQTLEAFLASVQHANIFSVGLNCSFGARQLKPFLEQLAARAPYYISAYPNAGLPNSLGKYDQTPADMAHEVKEYIDERLINIIGGCCGTTDAYIAEYSALIEGAQPHIPAAKPDCMWLSGLELLEVKPEINFVNVGERCNVAGSRKFLRLINEKKYDEALSIARQQVEDGALVIDVNMDDGLLDAKTEMTTFLNLIMSEPEIARVPVMIDSSKWEVIVAGLKCLQGKSIVNSISLKEGEEVFLEHARTIKQYGAAAVVMAFDEKGQADTAARKIEVCQRAYRLLVDKINFNPHDIIFDPNVLAVATGIEEHNNYAVDFIEATGWIKKNLPGAHISGGVSNLSFSFRGNNYIREAMHAVFLYHAIQQGMDMGIVNPGTSVLYSDIPADVLEKIEDVVLNRRPDAAEHLIELAESLKATMSGTAGESAVKQDAWREGSVQERLKYALMKGIGDFLEQDLAEALPLYDKAVNVIEGPLMDGMNYVGELFGAGKMFLPQVVKTARTMKKAVAILQPVIESEKTDGATSAGKILLATVKGDVHDIGKNIVAVVMACNGYDIVDLGVMVPAETIIRRAIEEKVDMIGLSGLITPSLEEMAHVAVELEKAGLDIPLLIGGATTSKMHTALKIAPVYHAPVVHLKDASLNAGVAAKLLNPQAKVELVNELKTEYETLREKSGLMKRETVSLEESRKNKLKLEW, encoded by the coding sequence ATGAAAAAGACTATTTCGCAGATCGTATCCGAGCGCATCCTTATTTTGGATGGGGCAATGGGTACAATGATTCAACAATATAATCTCAAAGAAGAAGATTTTCGTGGTGAACGTTTCGCGCATATTCCCGGACAGTTGAAAGGGAATAATGACTTGTTGTGTCTGACACGTCCCGACGTGATTCGGGATATTCACCGTAAATACCTGGAAGCAGGGGCAGACATTATCGAAACCAATACATTCAGTTCGACCACCGTTTCTATGGCCGATTATCACGTAGAAGAATATGTGCGTGAAATGAATCTTGCCGCAGTGAAGCTGGCCCGTGAACTAGCGGACGAATATACTGCAAAGAATCCCGACAAACCTCGTTTTGTAGCCGGTTCCGTAGGCCCTACGAATAAAACTTGCTCCATGAGTCCGGACGTGAACAATCCGGCGTATCGTGCTTTGAGCTACGACGAACTGGCCGCCGCCTATCAGCAACAGATGGAAGCAATGCTTGAAGGTGGGGTAGACGCCATTCTGATTGAAACGATATTTGATACGCTGAATGCTAAAACGGCTATTTTTGCTGCTGAACAGGCAATGAAAGTGACAGGTGTCGAAGTGCCTGTCATGTTATCAGTGACTGTATCCGATATTGGCGGACGAACTCTGTCAGGACAAACATTGGAAGCATTTCTCGCTTCCGTACAACATGCCAATATATTCTCTGTCGGCTTGAACTGCTCGTTCGGAGCCCGTCAGTTGAAACCTTTCCTTGAGCAATTGGCTGCCCGTGCACCTTATTATATTAGTGCCTATCCGAATGCCGGATTACCGAATAGTCTCGGTAAGTACGATCAGACACCTGCGGACATGGCTCACGAAGTGAAAGAATATATCGACGAAAGATTAATCAATATTATCGGTGGTTGTTGTGGAACGACAGACGCCTATATCGCCGAATATTCAGCCCTGATAGAAGGTGCTCAACCACACATCCCAGCCGCAAAACCGGATTGTATGTGGCTTTCCGGCCTTGAACTGCTCGAAGTGAAGCCGGAGATTAATTTTGTGAATGTCGGTGAACGCTGTAACGTAGCCGGTTCGCGTAAATTCCTTCGTCTTATCAATGAAAAGAAATACGATGAAGCTCTTTCCATTGCCCGCCAACAGGTAGAAGACGGCGCTTTAGTAATTGACGTCAATATGGATGACGGTCTATTGGATGCCAAGACAGAAATGACTACCTTCCTGAATCTTATCATGTCCGAACCGGAAATAGCCCGTGTCCCGGTTATGATTGATTCTTCCAAATGGGAAGTGATTGTTGCCGGACTGAAATGCCTGCAAGGTAAATCAATCGTCAACTCTATTTCTTTGAAAGAAGGGGAAGAGGTATTCCTCGAACATGCCCGGACTATCAAACAATATGGAGCTGCCGCCGTAGTAATGGCTTTTGATGAAAAAGGCCAGGCAGATACCGCTGCCCGCAAAATAGAAGTGTGTCAACGTGCATACCGCCTGTTGGTCGATAAAATCAATTTTAATCCCCATGATATTATCTTTGACCCCAACGTGCTTGCTGTGGCTACGGGAATCGAAGAACATAACAACTATGCGGTAGACTTCATTGAAGCTACCGGATGGATTAAAAAAAATCTTCCCGGTGCGCACATCAGTGGTGGAGTAAGTAATCTTTCTTTCTCTTTCCGTGGTAATAATTATATCCGTGAAGCCATGCATGCCGTGTTCCTTTATCATGCCATCCAGCAAGGGATGGATATGGGTATTGTGAATCCGGGGACTTCCGTTCTTTATAGCGATATTCCGGCGGATGTGCTGGAGAAAATCGAAGATGTTGTTTTGAACCGCCGCCCCGATGCAGCGGAACATCTCATTGAATTGGCAGAATCTCTGAAAGCGACAATGAGTGGGACTGCAGGAGAATCGGCTGTCAAACAGGATGCTTGGAGAGAAGGCTCTGTTCAGGAACGTTTGAAATACGCTTTGATGAAAGGGATTGGCGATTTTCTCGAACAGGATTTGGCAGAAGCTCTGCCGCTTTACGATAAAGCGGTCAATGTGATTGAAGGCCCGTTGATGGATGGGATGAATTATGTCGGTGAACTTTTCGGAGCAGGTAAAATGTTTCTTCCGCAAGTAGTAAAGACTGCCCGGACAATGAAGAAAGCCGTTGCTATCCTTCAGCCTGTCATTGAATCGGAGAAAACTGATGGAGCAACCTCTGCCGGAAAAATATTGCTTGCTACTGTGAAAGGCGACGTGCACGATATCGGGAAGAATATCGTTGCTGTGGTGATGGCCTGCAACGGTTATGATATTGTTGACTTAGGAGTGATGGTGCCCGCAGAAACTATCATTCGGCGTGCCATTGAAGAAAAGGTAGACATGATTGGATTGAGCGGTCTGATAACTCCTTCTCTGGAAGAAATGGCTCACGTAGCTGTTGAATTGGAAAAGGCCGGATTGGATATACCTCTTCTGATTGGAGGAGCTACTACTTCAAAGATGCATACTGCATTGAAGATTGCTCCTGTATATCATGCCCCGGTGGTGCATCTCAAAGATGCGTCATTGAATGCAGGTGTTGCCGCCAAACTACTGAATCCGCAGGCGAAAGTCGAATTGGTGAACGAATTGAAAACTGAATATGAGACGCTTCGTGAAAAGAGCGGCCTGATGAAGCGTGAAACCGTTTCATTGGAAGAATCAAGAAAAAATAAATTAAAGCTGGAGTGGTAG
- a CDS encoding zeta toxin family protein, translating to MNHSMHNPVLIVIAGPNGSGKTSVTSKILHHEWMEDAVYINPDIIAQEKYGNWNSKDAVMQAVRYCEELREQCLVEHKSLIFETVLSVEDKIDYILRAKEAGFFIRFFFVCTEHPTINAARIARRVMEGGHDVPITKIISRYDKSIANSSIVSEFVDRAYIYDNSIEDVDAQLLFRLKEGRLVKQYVDVIPRWALAIYDKRDD from the coding sequence ATGAATCACTCTATGCATAATCCTGTTTTGATTGTGATTGCCGGACCTAATGGTTCCGGTAAAACTTCTGTTACTTCTAAAATTCTTCATCATGAGTGGATGGAAGATGCGGTTTATATAAATCCTGATATCATAGCTCAAGAGAAGTATGGCAATTGGAACTCAAAAGATGCGGTGATGCAGGCAGTGAGATATTGTGAGGAGCTAAGAGAACAATGTCTTGTAGAGCATAAAAGTCTTATTTTTGAAACCGTTTTGTCTGTGGAAGATAAGATTGATTATATTTTGCGAGCGAAAGAAGCTGGTTTTTTTATTCGTTTCTTTTTTGTCTGCACAGAACATCCTACTATTAATGCTGCTCGTATCGCACGTAGAGTTATGGAAGGTGGACATGATGTGCCTATTACTAAAATAATTTCCAGGTACGATAAGTCAATTGCTAATAGTAGCATTGTATCGGAGTTTGTAGATCGGGCTTATATCTATGATAATTCAATTGAAGATGTGGATGCACAACTCCTTTTTCGGCTGAAGGAAGGTAGATTGGTAAAGCAGTACGTAGATGTCATTCCTAGATGGGCATTAGCTATATATGATAAACGCGATGATTGA